A stretch of Caenibius tardaugens NBRC 16725 DNA encodes these proteins:
- a CDS encoding MFS transporter yields MNPRPAAEVIEDGLPIPRRYVAIFALSAGTALAVIDGTIANVALPTIARALSVPASQAAHVVTLYQLVLVMALLPLSALGDRIGHRRLYQSGQMIFIVATLACVFATSLPQLLFARALQGLGAAGALSVSSALIRAAYPARQLGRGLGINSMIVASAGALSPTLGGVILHVAPWQWVFAAPVPFALLSLAAGAIALPQPKTVLERYDYLGALLNAATFALLILGLQDLAYGRDIPSGILKLVAGVAAAATLIRQQSHAARPILPLDLLRQSRLAVPVTGLLLAFMAQMILLVSLPFRLAHRSGFTPVEIGGTLSLWPLTLIIVSPLAGMLSDRISNRLLGGVGMAITTAGFSAIALLPDQVSQLDASVRMAICGLGFGLFLSPNARTIIGAAPRTRAAAAGGLMATTRLTGQALGASIAGGLLALGTGDGALPAGLAASVASLIGLACIGQSRPGVS; encoded by the coding sequence ATGAACCCCCGCCCCGCCGCAGAAGTTATCGAGGACGGCTTGCCGATCCCTCGCCGCTACGTGGCGATTTTCGCGCTTTCAGCGGGGACAGCGCTCGCCGTCATCGACGGGACGATCGCCAATGTTGCGCTGCCGACGATCGCGCGCGCCCTCAGCGTTCCGGCAAGCCAGGCGGCACATGTCGTGACGCTCTATCAGCTTGTCCTTGTCATGGCGCTGCTCCCCTTGTCCGCGCTCGGCGACAGGATCGGGCATCGCCGTTTGTATCAGTCCGGGCAGATGATCTTCATCGTCGCCACGCTTGCGTGCGTCTTTGCGACCAGCCTTCCCCAGCTGTTGTTTGCGCGCGCTTTGCAGGGACTGGGGGCGGCGGGCGCGCTCAGCGTTTCATCCGCGCTGATCAGGGCCGCCTATCCGGCGCGCCAGCTTGGCCGGGGTCTCGGGATCAACAGCATGATCGTGGCTAGCGCGGGAGCCCTGTCGCCGACGCTCGGAGGCGTGATCCTCCACGTGGCGCCATGGCAGTGGGTGTTTGCCGCCCCGGTTCCGTTCGCGCTGCTATCGCTTGCAGCCGGAGCGATCGCCTTGCCGCAGCCGAAGACCGTCCTTGAACGATATGACTATCTGGGCGCGCTGCTCAACGCAGCCACATTTGCCTTGCTCATATTGGGCCTGCAAGATCTCGCCTATGGTCGGGACATCCCGTCAGGAATTCTAAAACTTGTGGCCGGAGTAGCAGCGGCGGCTACCCTGATCCGGCAGCAATCGCACGCGGCACGGCCGATCCTGCCGCTCGACCTGCTCCGCCAATCGCGTCTGGCCGTTCCGGTTACGGGCTTGCTGTTGGCATTCATGGCACAGATGATCCTGCTGGTGTCGCTGCCCTTCCGGTTGGCGCATCGTTCCGGTTTCACGCCGGTCGAAATTGGCGGCACCCTGTCGCTCTGGCCGCTCACGCTGATCATCGTCTCGCCGCTCGCGGGGATGTTGTCCGATCGCATATCCAATCGGCTTCTCGGCGGCGTGGGCATGGCGATCACCACGGCGGGATTTTCCGCGATCGCGCTTCTGCCGGATCAGGTGTCGCAGCTCGACGCCAGCGTGAGGATGGCGATCTGCGGCCTTGGGTTTGGGCTGTTCCTGTCGCCCAACGCACGCACGATCATTGGTGCGGCACCGCGAACGCGCGCGGCGGCCGCCGGCGGACTGATGGCGACCACCCGGCTGACCGGTCAGGCCCTGGGAGCCTCGATCGCGGGAGGCCTGTTGGCGCTCGGGACAGGCGACGGTGCGTTGCCAGCGGGCCTGGCCGCTTCGGTCGCGTCGCTGATCGGGCTGGCGTGCATCGGGCAATCGAGGCCGGGCGTGTCGTGA
- the pqqE gene encoding pyrroloquinoline quinone biosynthesis protein PqqE produces MLVPEPPMALLAELTHRCPLKCPYCSNPLELERASAEMATGDWLRVLDEAAALGILQIHFSGGEPMVRRDLPVMVRHAAGLGLYTNIITSGVLLSDEAMTALLDAGVDHIQLSFQDSDPANAERIGGYRGGHDKKLAAARRIKAAGLPLTTNFVIHSRNAERVGEMIAMAEALGSARVEIAHTQYYGWGLLNRAALLPSREQLDSATEIVEAARLRLKGVMIIDYVVPDYFAARPKACMGGWGNRFLNITPSGKVLPCHAAETLADIDFPSIRDHSLAAIWTGSDAFNRYRGTDWMPDPCRSCDRREIDWGGCRCQALALTGHAAATDPACARSPDHFLMAQAVGESRPDAELVARG; encoded by the coding sequence ATGCTCGTCCCCGAGCCGCCGATGGCGCTCCTCGCCGAGCTGACCCACCGCTGCCCGCTCAAATGTCCCTATTGTTCCAACCCGCTGGAACTTGAACGCGCGAGTGCGGAGATGGCGACCGGGGACTGGCTGCGCGTTCTCGATGAGGCGGCCGCGCTTGGTATCCTCCAGATCCATTTTTCCGGCGGCGAGCCGATGGTGCGGCGCGACTTGCCAGTGATGGTGCGCCACGCCGCCGGGCTGGGGCTCTATACCAACATCATCACCTCGGGCGTGTTGCTGAGCGATGAGGCGATGACGGCGCTGCTGGATGCCGGGGTCGATCATATCCAGCTCAGCTTTCAGGATTCCGATCCCGCCAATGCCGAGCGAATCGGCGGCTATCGCGGCGGCCATGACAAGAAGCTGGCAGCAGCACGCCGGATCAAGGCGGCGGGTCTGCCGCTGACGACCAACTTCGTGATCCATAGCCGCAACGCCGAGCGCGTCGGCGAGATGATCGCCATGGCGGAGGCGCTGGGATCCGCTCGCGTCGAAATCGCTCATACCCAATATTATGGCTGGGGCCTGCTCAACCGGGCGGCATTGTTGCCGAGCCGCGAACAACTCGATAGTGCGACCGAAATCGTTGAAGCCGCGCGGCTCCGCCTGAAGGGCGTCATGATCATCGACTATGTCGTGCCGGATTATTTTGCGGCGCGTCCCAAGGCCTGCATGGGGGGATGGGGCAACCGGTTCCTCAACATCACGCCGTCGGGCAAGGTGCTTCCCTGCCATGCCGCGGAAACCCTGGCCGACATCGATTTTCCGTCGATCCGGGACCATTCGCTGGCCGCCATCTGGACCGGCTCGGATGCGTTCAACCGCTATCGCGGCACGGACTGGATGCCCGATCCCTGCCGGAGCTGTGATCGGCGCGAGATTGATTGGGGCGGTTGCCGTTGCCAGGCTCTGGCGCTGACGGGCCATGCTGCTGCGACCGATCCTGCCTGTGCGAGATCGCCGGATCATTTTCTGATGGCACAGGCTGTCGGAGAATCGCGGCCGGACGCGGAGCTTGTCGCCCGCGGGTGA
- a CDS encoding MerR family transcriptional regulator, translating to MAGHKIGALAKRTGTNAATIRYYEGIGLLPRPDRQDGNQRRYGDDDVGRLTFIRRCRDFGFSIEQVRTLTSLIQDRSRSCVEARDLAQAHLAAIRAKLRELKALEKSIAQFVEVCDAECVGGPGPDCVILDDLSGARSIASSCCSAA from the coding sequence ATGGCAGGACATAAAATCGGCGCGCTCGCCAAACGCACCGGCACCAACGCAGCAACGATTCGCTATTATGAAGGGATCGGCCTGCTACCGCGCCCCGATCGCCAGGATGGCAACCAGCGTCGTTATGGCGATGATGATGTCGGGCGGCTGACCTTCATCCGCCGCTGCCGCGATTTCGGGTTCTCGATCGAGCAGGTGCGGACGCTGACATCGCTGATCCAGGATCGCTCGCGATCCTGCGTGGAAGCGCGCGATCTGGCGCAGGCGCATCTCGCCGCGATCCGCGCAAAGCTTCGGGAACTCAAAGCTCTGGAGAAGAGCATCGCGCAATTCGTCGAGGTCTGCGACGCCGAATGCGTCGGTGGTCCGGGTCCGGACTGCGTCATCCTCGACGATCTGTCGGGGGCACGTTCGATCGCTTCGTCCTGCTGCAGCGCCGCGTGA
- a CDS encoding YnfA family protein has translation MPTILAYVGAALAEIGGCFAFWAWLRLGKSPWWIAPGMVSLALFAWLLTRVDSDAAGRAYAAYGGVYICASLFWLWAVEGVRPDRWDTIGGIVCLTGTAIILLGPRSA, from the coding sequence ATGCCCACGATATTGGCGTATGTCGGCGCCGCGCTCGCGGAAATCGGCGGCTGCTTCGCATTCTGGGCCTGGCTGAGGCTGGGTAAATCGCCATGGTGGATCGCACCAGGAATGGTGTCGCTGGCCCTGTTTGCCTGGCTGCTGACGCGCGTTGACAGCGACGCCGCGGGCCGCGCCTATGCTGCATATGGCGGCGTCTATATATGCGCGTCGCTGTTCTGGCTGTGGGCGGTCGAAGGAGTGCGGCCGGATCGCTGGGATACCATCGGCGGTATTGTCTGCCTCACGGGCACGGCCATCATTCTCCTCGGCCCACGTAGTGCGTAA
- a CDS encoding ATP-binding protein yields MSLPATIHTSVGQSLIGKVSRLFNNSVTDVLNELLQNARRADASRIEIDVVDDDGRSILVVRDDGSGVADPAKLVTLGDSGWNEATQHREDPAGMGVFSVAGRPVEIRSRARGTDNGWRVVIAPEAWESGAPLAIESWAVDAGTELRIGMPDAWGKDLAAAAVNAARHYPLPVLFKGEELKRSDFLAGAVRVEDWEGCRIGVFLERGHIPSSYPRINFHGLTVCCPMPSVSEVETSECWHVRVDIIDAPALQLVLPARKEMVQNAALDHLREAAERAIFRAIAHHGRHRLAHAQWLRARELGIDLSEAEPWLPAWIPRTADGNSLAVGERVVDRPMILFPDAEPPIEQCAARVLRSGEILGGALVREVSAFAGYRWYDLVPRISALSFRIEAEGEIHRYEEGLALPDTMQSGTVAAIMLDVFISPSGTPDESASSRSFPADVLIAPDDGWSADLDETLILLAPGCSVDPNDLADLLEASCFCASDDVDNDSWQTQQRYFLVQARQIANTLLRGEDAAILERIRDIVHEEIRWLIPAGRRVSMVAGDGQIDLAFVDEAAAPSD; encoded by the coding sequence ATGTCCCTTCCTGCCACCATCCACACCTCGGTTGGCCAATCTCTGATCGGCAAGGTCAGCCGCCTGTTCAACAACAGCGTGACCGACGTCCTCAACGAACTGCTGCAAAATGCCCGCCGGGCGGATGCCAGCCGCATCGAGATCGATGTCGTCGATGACGATGGGCGTTCGATCCTCGTGGTCCGTGACGACGGATCAGGTGTCGCCGATCCGGCCAAGCTGGTGACGCTGGGCGACTCGGGGTGGAATGAGGCGACCCAGCACCGCGAAGATCCGGCCGGGATGGGCGTGTTCAGTGTTGCCGGGCGCCCCGTCGAAATCCGCTCCCGTGCAAGAGGCACCGACAATGGCTGGCGCGTCGTCATCGCGCCGGAAGCCTGGGAGAGTGGCGCGCCGCTAGCGATCGAGTCCTGGGCGGTGGACGCCGGCACGGAACTCCGGATCGGTATGCCCGATGCGTGGGGGAAGGATCTGGCCGCCGCTGCGGTCAATGCCGCCCGGCACTATCCGCTTCCGGTGCTGTTCAAGGGCGAGGAACTCAAGCGATCCGATTTTCTCGCCGGCGCGGTTCGTGTGGAGGACTGGGAAGGTTGCAGAATTGGTGTGTTTCTCGAGCGTGGACATATTCCGTCGAGCTATCCGCGCATCAATTTCCACGGGCTGACAGTATGCTGTCCCATGCCGAGCGTCAGCGAGGTTGAAACCAGCGAATGCTGGCACGTGCGGGTCGACATCATCGATGCGCCGGCGCTGCAACTGGTCCTCCCGGCCCGCAAGGAGATGGTTCAGAATGCCGCACTCGACCATTTGCGCGAAGCCGCCGAGCGCGCGATCTTCCGGGCGATTGCCCACCATGGCCGTCATCGCCTGGCCCATGCCCAATGGTTGAGGGCGAGGGAACTCGGTATCGACCTTTCTGAAGCCGAGCCATGGCTTCCGGCCTGGATTCCACGCACGGCTGATGGGAATTCCTTGGCCGTGGGTGAACGGGTCGTGGACAGGCCGATGATCCTGTTCCCCGATGCCGAGCCGCCGATCGAACAATGCGCCGCCCGCGTCTTGCGAAGCGGAGAGATACTGGGCGGCGCGCTCGTCCGCGAGGTTTCCGCGTTCGCGGGCTATCGCTGGTATGACCTCGTGCCGCGCATATCGGCCCTCTCGTTCCGGATCGAAGCCGAAGGCGAAATACATCGCTACGAGGAAGGGCTGGCCCTGCCTGACACGATGCAATCCGGGACCGTCGCGGCGATCATGCTCGATGTTTTCATCAGCCCTTCCGGCACCCCCGATGAAAGCGCATCGTCCCGTTCCTTTCCGGCGGACGTCCTGATCGCGCCCGACGATGGCTGGTCAGCCGATCTCGACGAGACATTGATCCTTCTGGCGCCGGGGTGTTCGGTCGATCCCAACGACCTCGCCGATCTGCTCGAAGCTTCCTGCTTTTGCGCCTCCGACGATGTCGACAACGACAGTTGGCAGACGCAACAGCGCTATTTCCTGGTTCAGGCGCGGCAGATCGCCAATACCCTGCTGCGCGGTGAAGATGCAGCGATCCTCGAGCGCATTCGCGACATCGTCCATGAGGAGATTCGTTGGCTCATTCCTGCGGGCCGACGGGTTTCGATGGTCGCCGGTGACGGCCAGATCGACCTTGCGTTCGTGGATGAGGCCGCCGCTCCATCAGACTGA
- a CDS encoding RES family NAD+ phosphorylase, with protein sequence MKVRALGPDDVFYRYLTPKWAFVPLSGAGAAAEGGRFNRGGIEALYLARAPQTALEEYAQDSSLVRPATLASYLLSVESIVDLSGGYDPDHWSGDWAEWDCPWRRIVRIDKGTPSSWLLADKVISDGHKGILFPSIRHPGGTNLVIFNSNLAAADRMTVHDPDGRLPKDQSSWPS encoded by the coding sequence GTGAAGGTCAGGGCGCTTGGTCCCGACGACGTCTTCTATCGCTACCTCACCCCCAAATGGGCTTTCGTGCCCCTGAGCGGTGCGGGCGCGGCAGCGGAAGGCGGTCGCTTCAACCGGGGCGGCATCGAAGCGCTCTATCTGGCGCGGGCGCCGCAGACCGCGCTGGAGGAATATGCCCAGGACTCCTCGCTGGTCCGGCCCGCGACATTGGCCAGCTACCTGCTCTCGGTGGAGAGCATCGTCGATCTTTCTGGCGGCTACGATCCGGACCATTGGTCTGGCGATTGGGCGGAATGGGATTGTCCGTGGCGGCGGATCGTGCGGATTGACAAGGGAACGCCGTCGTCCTGGCTACTGGCCGACAAAGTCATCTCGGATGGCCACAAGGGCATCCTCTTTCCTTCGATCCGGCATCCGGGCGGCACAAACCTCGTAATCTTCAACTCGAACCTTGCCGCTGCCGATCGAATGACGGTTCACGATCCCGATGGCCGCTTGCCCAAGGACCAGTCTTCCTGGCCCAGTTGA
- a CDS encoding type II toxin-antitoxin system RelE/ParE family toxin — MRLEFSPAANADLVEIASFIARDNVPRAVTFIDELETSCAQLVDFPHSGVARPELRVGLRSKPHESYVIFYSVLEQVIRIERILHGARDVGAILSPS; from the coding sequence ATGCGACTGGAATTTTCGCCCGCAGCGAATGCCGATCTTGTGGAGATCGCCAGCTTCATCGCTCGCGATAATGTCCCTCGGGCTGTCACCTTCATCGACGAACTCGAAACGTCCTGCGCCCAGCTCGTCGATTTTCCCCATTCGGGCGTAGCCCGTCCCGAGCTTCGTGTTGGACTACGATCCAAGCCGCACGAAAGCTATGTGATCTTCTACAGCGTTCTGGAGCAGGTCATCCGCATCGAGCGTATCCTGCACGGTGCGCGCGACGTCGGCGCGATCCTTTCCCCAAGCTAG
- the pqqD gene encoding pyrroloquinoline quinone biosynthesis peptide chaperone PqqD, which yields MIVEDAVPRLGAGVKFRFDKVRDAWVLLAPERLFQPDEIAVEILKLVDGARTIASIADTLASRFEAPRELILTDVVTLLQDLADKGVIRL from the coding sequence ATGATCGTTGAGGATGCTGTCCCTCGGCTTGGCGCGGGCGTGAAGTTCCGGTTCGACAAGGTGCGCGACGCATGGGTTTTGCTCGCGCCGGAAAGACTGTTCCAGCCCGATGAAATCGCCGTCGAGATCCTGAAGCTGGTCGATGGCGCCCGCACCATTGCCTCCATCGCGGACACGCTTGCATCCCGGTTCGAGGCGCCGCGCGAGCTGATCTTGACCGACGTCGTGACCCTGCTGCAGGATCTGGCGGACAAGGGCGTTATAAGGCTGTGA
- a CDS encoding creatininase family protein: MLLHLSTWPEIEAFLERSRTIVIPIGSNEQHGPTGLLGTDWLCPEIIAHEAQKTADILVGPTFNIGMAQHHLGFPGTISLRPSTFIAAIGDWVRSLAGHGFDHIYFLNGHGGNIATIEAAFSELYVEASFVGRPRGFALKLRSWWDLPGVSELAQRQFPVGHGSHATPSEIAITQWAYPDAIKHANYAPQIAPTGPIREALDFRKRFPDGRMGSDPGLATPDKGGELVALATAALIADIAAFAADPVFGL, translated from the coding sequence ATGCTGCTGCATTTGTCGACCTGGCCCGAGATCGAAGCCTTTCTGGAGCGATCGCGTACCATCGTCATTCCCATCGGTTCCAATGAACAGCATGGACCCACGGGGCTGCTCGGCACCGACTGGCTCTGTCCCGAGATCATCGCGCATGAGGCGCAGAAAACCGCCGATATTCTCGTGGGGCCGACATTCAACATCGGCATGGCCCAGCATCATCTGGGGTTTCCGGGCACGATCTCGCTGCGCCCCTCGACGTTCATCGCCGCGATCGGCGACTGGGTCCGCTCGCTTGCCGGCCATGGCTTCGATCACATTTATTTCCTGAACGGTCACGGCGGCAATATCGCGACGATCGAGGCGGCTTTCTCTGAACTCTATGTCGAGGCAAGCTTTGTTGGTCGGCCGCGCGGCTTCGCGCTGAAACTCAGGAGTTGGTGGGATTTGCCCGGCGTATCGGAACTGGCGCAGCGCCAGTTCCCGGTCGGACACGGCAGCCACGCCACCCCGTCGGAGATCGCGATCACGCAGTGGGCCTATCCGGACGCGATCAAGCACGCCAATTACGCGCCGCAAATCGCGCCGACCGGGCCCATTCGCGAAGCGCTTGATTTCCGGAAGCGCTTCCCGGACGGGCGGATGGGGTCCGACCCCGGATTGGCCACGCCCGACAAGGGCGGCGAACTCGTGGCGCTCGCAACCGCAGCCCTGATCGCCGACATTGCGGCATTCGCCGCTGACCCGGTGTTCGGCCTGTAG
- a CDS encoding phosphoadenosine phosphosulfate reductase family protein encodes MNIPFTVVRPPAGAAPDVAIDGLVLDAVARGAWFAFNLSGGKDSSAAAQAATALLDQLGHPRDRRIAIHADLGRAEWRSTPETVAAVAERLGLPLVVARRSAGDMVARWEQRFANGCRRYENLELYHLIGPWSSASLRFCTSELKAQVIGPELARRYRGETIVSVIGLRRAESAARRDTPISRLDTRFAKSGNAAKTRMISWHPLVHWSSDDVFACHDRHDLPLHEAYRCHGSSRLSCAFCVLASGQDLAAATGATGNHELYRHLVAMEAASTFSFQPGRWLADVAPQLLPPSLGRAIAVAKRGAAERRAMEAALPAGLRFVKGRPPRLPTLAEAGVIAEVREALLRRHGLANLYPDACAIRQRFADLLEARRLPSPASER; translated from the coding sequence GTGAACATTCCTTTCACGGTCGTCCGGCCACCTGCCGGCGCGGCCCCCGACGTCGCCATCGACGGTCTGGTTCTGGACGCAGTTGCGCGGGGTGCCTGGTTCGCCTTCAACCTTTCGGGCGGCAAGGATTCCTCGGCCGCCGCACAGGCGGCGACTGCATTGCTGGATCAGCTTGGACATCCTCGCGATCGGCGGATTGCCATTCATGCCGATCTCGGCCGCGCCGAATGGCGCTCCACGCCTGAGACCGTCGCTGCGGTTGCCGAACGCCTTGGCCTGCCGCTCGTTGTCGCGCGCCGCAGTGCTGGCGACATGGTCGCACGCTGGGAACAGCGCTTCGCCAACGGATGCCGCCGCTATGAAAATCTCGAACTCTACCATCTGATCGGCCCCTGGTCCTCGGCCAGCCTCCGGTTCTGCACCTCGGAACTCAAAGCCCAGGTGATCGGCCCTGAGCTTGCGCGACGATACCGGGGAGAGACTATCGTCTCGGTGATTGGCTTGCGCCGAGCCGAAAGTGCCGCGCGCCGTGATACGCCGATTTCCCGGCTCGACACGCGCTTCGCCAAGTCCGGCAATGCGGCGAAGACCCGAATGATCAGTTGGCATCCGCTGGTCCACTGGTCCAGCGACGATGTGTTCGCGTGCCACGACCGGCATGACCTTCCGCTACATGAAGCCTATCGCTGCCATGGCTCCTCCCGGCTGTCGTGCGCCTTCTGCGTCCTGGCTTCAGGCCAAGACCTTGCCGCCGCGACCGGCGCTACGGGCAATCACGAACTCTACCGTCACCTGGTCGCCATGGAAGCGGCCTCGACCTTTTCGTTCCAGCCGGGACGCTGGCTGGCCGATGTCGCGCCGCAGCTATTGCCGCCGTCCCTTGGTCGCGCGATCGCGGTGGCCAAGCGGGGGGCGGCCGAGCGCCGGGCGATGGAGGCAGCCCTGCCGGCGGGCCTGCGTTTCGTGAAGGGCCGGCCGCCCCGTCTGCCGACATTGGCGGAAGCGGGGGTGATCGCCGAGGTCCGCGAAGCGCTGCTGCGACGCCACGGCCTCGCGAACCTTTATCCAGACGCCTGCGCCATCAGGCAGCGCTTCGCTGATCTTCTGGAAGCCAGGCGGCTACCGAGCCCTGCATCCGAGCGGTGA
- the pqqB gene encoding pyrroloquinoline quinone biosynthesis protein PqqB yields the protein MTFHASRRPGAAAGGGFPQWNSNAAPCRRARAHDPVAKSRTQASLAVSGDGERWFLLNASPDLRQQIGQTPCLHPRKGLRSSPIAGVVLTGGDVDVIAGLLTLRERQPFSLLATDRIHSVLDANPIFEVLARDIVSRQVVPLGQPVALGASLTVELFAVPGKVPLYLEDGSDAPPIEVSETTVAAAVSDGRRSLFFIPGCAAMTPALAERLRGADLVFFDGTFWRDDEMVLAGLGPKTGRRMGHMSVSGPDGTMAAFCDLDVRRKIFIHMNNSNPILLDDTPERAEAEAAGWEVAYDGMEIVL from the coding sequence CTGACCTTCCATGCAAGCCGTCGTCCTGGGGCGGCGGCGGGCGGCGGTTTCCCGCAATGGAACTCCAACGCGGCGCCCTGTCGCAGAGCCCGCGCGCATGATCCTGTAGCAAAATCCCGCACGCAGGCCAGTCTTGCCGTCAGTGGCGATGGCGAGCGCTGGTTCCTGCTGAACGCATCCCCTGATCTGCGCCAGCAGATCGGACAAACACCATGCCTGCATCCGCGCAAAGGTCTGCGATCGTCCCCGATCGCGGGCGTGGTGCTGACTGGCGGCGACGTCGATGTGATCGCCGGCCTGCTGACGCTGCGCGAACGCCAGCCGTTCAGTCTTCTTGCCACGGATCGAATTCATTCCGTGCTTGATGCCAACCCGATCTTCGAGGTGCTCGCGCGCGATATCGTGTCGCGGCAGGTCGTCCCGCTGGGCCAGCCGGTCGCGCTCGGCGCCAGCCTGACCGTGGAACTGTTCGCCGTTCCGGGCAAGGTGCCGCTTTATCTCGAGGATGGCAGCGATGCGCCGCCGATCGAGGTCAGCGAGACGACCGTCGCCGCGGCGGTTTCGGACGGGCGGCGCAGCCTGTTTTTCATACCCGGCTGCGCGGCGATGACGCCCGCCCTGGCCGAACGGTTGCGGGGCGCCGATCTTGTCTTCTTCGACGGCACGTTTTGGCGCGACGATGAGATGGTTCTCGCGGGGCTCGGACCCAAGACGGGCCGCCGGATGGGGCATATGAGCGTCAGCGGCCCGGACGGGACCATGGCAGCCTTTTGCGATCTCGATGTCAGGCGGAAGATCTTCATCCATATGAACAACTCGAACCCTATCCTGCTCGACGATACGCCCGAACGCGCCGAGGCGGAGGCCGCCGGCTGGGAAGTGGCCTATGACGGCATGGAGATCGTGCTGTGA
- the pqqC gene encoding pyrroloquinoline-quinone synthase PqqC, whose translation MTVRLLLPDELEAELRQIGATRYHNLHPFHRLLHDGKLNQGQVQAWALNRYYYQSQIPAKDATLLARLPTAELRREWRRRLVDHDGDGSVPGGVARWLKLAEGVGLDPALVESTSAILPATRFAVDAYVHFVRDRSVLEAVASSLTEMFSPTIIAERVSGMLAGYAWITPETLAYFTPRLTQAPQDSEFALGFVKKHADTVERQQQVLAALRFKCDVLWSQLDALYLAYVAPGLVPPGAFNPATQS comes from the coding sequence GTGACTGTCCGGCTGCTCCTGCCCGATGAACTGGAGGCGGAACTCCGCCAGATCGGGGCGACGCGCTACCACAATCTCCACCCTTTCCACCGCCTGCTGCACGATGGAAAGCTGAACCAGGGTCAGGTGCAGGCCTGGGCGCTCAACCGCTATTATTATCAGAGCCAGATACCCGCCAAGGACGCAACGCTGCTCGCGCGCCTGCCGACCGCCGAACTGCGCCGTGAATGGCGTCGGCGGCTCGTGGACCATGACGGCGATGGTTCTGTTCCGGGCGGCGTGGCGCGTTGGCTCAAGCTGGCGGAGGGCGTCGGCCTCGATCCCGCGCTTGTCGAAAGTACCAGCGCGATCCTGCCGGCCACCCGCTTCGCGGTGGACGCCTATGTCCATTTCGTCCGTGACCGCTCGGTGCTCGAAGCCGTGGCCTCCTCGCTGACCGAGATGTTCTCGCCGACCATCATCGCCGAGCGGGTATCGGGCATGCTCGCGGGCTATGCCTGGATCACCCCGGAAACGCTGGCCTATTTCACGCCGCGTCTCACCCAGGCGCCGCAGGACAGCGAATTTGCGCTTGGCTTTGTCAAGAAGCATGCCGACACGGTGGAACGGCAGCAGCAGGTGCTGGCGGCGCTTCGCTTCAAATGCGACGTGCTGTGGTCACAGCTCGATGCATTGTATCTCGCCTATGTCGCCCCCGGCCTGGTCCCGCCCGGTGCCTTCAATCCGGCAACGCAATCATGA
- a CDS encoding type II toxin-antitoxin system ParD family antitoxin, translated as MPSSFTLGAHFEGFIKSQVNSGRYASASEVVRDSLRLLEEQDAMRQARLDALRAEIEHGATSGPGIPADQAFANARKRIADIAAGAADS; from the coding sequence ATGCCTTCCAGCTTCACTCTGGGCGCCCATTTCGAAGGTTTCATCAAGAGCCAGGTGAACAGCGGCCGCTATGCTTCGGCCAGCGAAGTCGTGCGCGACAGCCTCCGGCTGCTCGAAGAGCAGGACGCTATGCGTCAGGCCCGGCTCGACGCGTTACGTGCCGAGATCGAACATGGCGCCACCAGCGGTCCTGGCATTCCCGCCGATCAGGCTTTTGCGAACGCACGCAAGCGGATTGCCGATATCGCCGCCGGCGCCGCGGATAGTTGA
- the pqqA gene encoding pyrroloquinoline quinone precursor peptide PqqA has translation MAWKTPKIVEIALGCEINCYACAELKA, from the coding sequence ATGGCCTGGAAGACCCCCAAGATCGTCGAAATCGCGCTGGGCTGCGAGATCAATTGCTACGCCTGCGCTGAACTCAAGGCCTGA